From Rhodopseudomonas palustris, a single genomic window includes:
- the proC gene encoding pyrroline-5-carboxylate reductase, which yields MTTSSKSPLQQLGGTVVLAGAGKMGGALLTGWLAQGLDGGDVVVIEPHPTDDIAALSARGVRLNASASDVGAVSTLVVAVKPQMFADAAAALRGYVGPSTLVVSIMAGKPIAALSEQLGGHVVRAMPNTPAAIGRGITVAVAASSVTPAQRGTADALLRATGGVEWVEDEALIDAVTAVSGSGPAYVFLLAEELARAGVEAGLPEELAMTLARATVAGSGELLHRSDLDAATLRKNVTSPGGTTAAALEVLMAEDGFRPLLTRAVAAATKRSKELAK from the coding sequence ATGACCACTTCCTCGAAGTCTCCCCTGCAACAGCTCGGCGGCACGGTGGTGCTGGCCGGCGCCGGCAAAATGGGCGGCGCGCTGCTCACCGGCTGGCTGGCGCAGGGACTGGACGGCGGCGACGTGGTGGTGATCGAACCGCATCCCACCGACGACATCGCCGCGCTGAGCGCGCGCGGCGTCCGCCTCAATGCCTCCGCCAGCGACGTCGGCGCGGTGTCGACGCTGGTGGTCGCCGTCAAGCCGCAGATGTTCGCCGACGCCGCCGCAGCGCTGCGCGGCTATGTCGGGCCGTCGACCCTGGTGGTATCGATCATGGCCGGCAAGCCGATCGCGGCGCTCTCCGAGCAGCTCGGCGGCCACGTCGTCCGCGCCATGCCGAACACGCCGGCCGCGATCGGCCGCGGCATCACCGTCGCGGTCGCGGCCTCTAGCGTCACCCCCGCGCAGCGCGGCACTGCCGATGCGCTGCTGCGTGCCACCGGCGGCGTCGAGTGGGTCGAGGACGAGGCCCTGATCGATGCCGTGACAGCGGTGTCCGGCTCGGGCCCGGCTTACGTGTTCCTGCTCGCCGAAGAACTCGCCCGCGCTGGCGTCGAAGCGGGCCTGCCGGAAGAGCTCGCGATGACGCTGGCGCGCGCCACCGTCGCCGGCTCCGGCGAGCTGCTGCACCGCTCCGACCTCGACGCCGCAACGCTGCGCAAGAACGTCACCTCCCCCGGCGGCACCACCGCTGCGGCGCTGGAGGTGCTGATGGCGGAGGACGGCTTCCGCCCGCTGCTGACCCGCGCGGTGGCGGCGGCGACGAAGCGGTCGAAGGAATTGGCGAAGTAA
- a CDS encoding ATP-binding protein has product MSTLDTGLTLIRSATRRVSAANGYLGQRFNDFMPKGLYARALLIIIVPMVLLQSVIAFVFMERHWNTVTQRLSAAVVQDIATLIDVYKSYPQDKDRAVLRRIAQTRLGLVVDFLGPGEMPPPGPKPFFSLLDQSISKQISRQIARPFWIDTVGRSSLVEIRIQLDDAVMRVFALRSAAYASNSEIFLLWMVGTSTVLLIVAVLFLRNQIRPVLRLADAAESFGKGRDVPNFRPRGAREVRRAAYAFIEMKARVERSIEQRTAMLAGVSHDLRTILTRFKLELELIGDAPETEGMRKDVDEMSAMLEAYLAFARGDSGEQSQPTDMVAALEELRSDAERHGHVVSVAFSGQPVVTVKPASFKRCLANLVSNAARHAHTIAITGQRDHRYLTVTIDDDGPGIPTAMREEVFKPFLRLDDARNQDEGGTGLGLAIARDIARSHGGDITLGDSPMGGLRAIVRVPV; this is encoded by the coding sequence ATGAGCACGCTCGACACCGGGCTGACGCTGATCCGCTCCGCGACGCGGCGGGTGTCGGCGGCCAACGGTTACTTAGGGCAGCGCTTCAACGACTTCATGCCGAAGGGGCTGTATGCCCGCGCGCTCTTGATCATCATCGTGCCGATGGTGCTGCTGCAGTCGGTGATCGCCTTCGTGTTCATGGAGCGGCACTGGAACACGGTGACGCAGCGGCTGTCGGCGGCGGTGGTGCAGGACATCGCGACGCTGATCGACGTCTACAAGAGCTATCCGCAGGACAAGGACCGCGCGGTGCTGCGGCGGATCGCGCAGACCCGGCTCGGGCTCGTCGTCGACTTCCTCGGCCCCGGCGAAATGCCGCCGCCCGGGCCGAAGCCGTTCTTCTCGCTGCTCGATCAGTCGATCAGCAAGCAGATCAGCCGGCAGATCGCCCGGCCGTTCTGGATCGATACTGTCGGCCGCTCCAGCCTGGTCGAGATCCGCATCCAGCTCGACGACGCGGTGATGCGGGTGTTCGCGCTGCGCAGCGCCGCCTACGCGTCGAACTCCGAAATCTTCCTGCTATGGATGGTCGGTACATCGACGGTGCTGCTGATCGTCGCGGTGCTGTTCCTGCGCAATCAGATCCGGCCGGTGCTGCGGCTCGCCGACGCCGCCGAGAGCTTCGGCAAGGGCCGCGACGTGCCGAACTTCCGGCCGCGCGGCGCCCGCGAGGTGCGGCGCGCCGCCTATGCGTTCATCGAGATGAAGGCCCGCGTCGAGCGCTCGATCGAGCAGCGCACCGCGATGCTGGCCGGCGTCAGCCACGATCTGCGCACCATCCTGACTCGCTTCAAGCTCGAACTCGAACTGATCGGCGACGCGCCCGAGACCGAGGGGATGCGCAAGGATGTCGACGAAATGTCGGCGATGCTCGAGGCGTATCTGGCGTTCGCGCGCGGCGACAGCGGCGAGCAGTCGCAGCCGACCGACATGGTGGCGGCGCTGGAGGAGCTGCGCTCCGACGCCGAGCGCCACGGCCACGTCGTCAGCGTCGCCTTCAGCGGCCAGCCGGTGGTCACGGTGAAGCCGGCCTCGTTCAAGCGCTGCCTCGCCAATCTGGTGTCGAACGCCGCTCGCCACGCCCACACCATCGCCATCACCGGGCAGCGCGATCACCGTTATCTGACGGTGACCATCGACGACGACGGTCCGGGGATTCCGACGGCGATGCGCGAGGAAGTGTTCAAGCCGTTCCTGCGGCTCGACGATGCCCGCAACCAGGACGAAGGCGGCACCGGCCTCGGCCTCGCCATCGCCCGCGACATCGCCCGCTCGCACGGCGGCGACATCACCCTCGGCGACAGCCCGATGGGCGGCCTGCGGGCGATCGTGCGGGTGCCGGTGTAG
- a CDS encoding 6,7-dimethyl-8-ribityllumazine synthase has protein sequence MTDTVTDPAETAPPPAERTYPRFAKPQRVAFVQSSWHRDVVGACWESFEREIVVRGIPASQVDLFEVPGSFEIPLHVQLLAKTRRYTAIVAAGLVVDDGLTGFVAPTVIEALMEVQLRTEVPVFSAVATPQGFDRDAPQAERFTQHFAAKGAELAHACADTLLSLERLRGQVAAGIV, from the coding sequence ATGACCGACACCGTGACCGATCCCGCCGAAACGGCTCCGCCGCCGGCCGAACGGACCTATCCGCGCTTCGCCAAGCCGCAGCGCGTCGCCTTCGTGCAATCGTCGTGGCATCGCGACGTGGTCGGCGCTTGCTGGGAGTCGTTCGAGCGCGAGATCGTCGTGCGCGGCATCCCCGCTTCGCAGGTCGATCTGTTCGAGGTGCCGGGCTCGTTCGAAATTCCGCTGCATGTGCAGCTCCTGGCGAAGACCCGGCGCTATACCGCGATCGTCGCCGCCGGCCTCGTGGTCGACGACGGGCTGACCGGCTTCGTCGCGCCGACGGTGATCGAGGCGTTGATGGAGGTGCAATTGCGCACCGAGGTGCCGGTGTTCTCCGCGGTGGCGACGCCGCAAGGCTTCGATCGCGACGCGCCGCAAGCCGAGCGCTTCACCCAGCATTTCGCCGCCAAGGGCGCCGAACTCGCCCACGCCTGCGCCGACACTCTGCTCAGCCTCGAACGCCTGCGCGGCCAGGTCGCGGCGGGGATCGTGTAG
- a CDS encoding YbjN domain-containing protein gives MPLLEGIIDSRNNPLAVVEDIAASNDLAFERSGEDEITIVAKGQWTDYTLSFTWMHEIEALHLACAFDMKVPAARRTETLRLIAAVNEQLWVGHFDVWNHTGTVMYRQALVLPGGLAATEAQCETMLISAIHACERYYPAIQFTVWAGKTAAEAMSAAMFDTQGEA, from the coding sequence ATGCCCTTGCTCGAAGGCATCATCGATTCACGAAATAATCCGCTCGCGGTCGTCGAAGACATCGCAGCGTCGAACGACCTCGCCTTCGAGCGCTCCGGCGAGGACGAAATCACCATCGTCGCCAAGGGCCAGTGGACCGACTACACGCTGTCGTTCACCTGGATGCACGAGATCGAAGCGCTGCATCTGGCCTGCGCCTTCGACATGAAGGTGCCGGCCGCACGCCGCACCGAGACGCTGCGGCTGATCGCAGCGGTCAACGAACAGCTCTGGGTCGGTCATTTCGACGTGTGGAATCACACCGGCACCGTGATGTACCGTCAGGCGCTGGTGCTGCCGGGCGGGCTCGCCGCCACCGAAGCGCAGTGCGAGACCATGCTGATCAGCGCCATCCACGCCTGCGAGCGCTACTACCCGGCGATCCAGTTCACGGTGTGGGCCGGCAAGACCGCCGCCGAAGCGATGAGCGCGGCGATGTTCGACACTCAGGGCGAGGCCTGA